Proteins found in one Fulvitalea axinellae genomic segment:
- a CDS encoding rhomboid family intramembrane serine protease, with protein sequence MGLVTFVVLLVCVYITYRGRKDKEFLSRYSLDNHAVLVSKEYRRLLTSGFVHADWRHLGANMLTLYLFSYRFEETIGLGLFAGIFFGSLLAGNLFALFINRHRSHYQAVGASGAVSGVMFAAIAFFPSLTLRFVVLPIFFPGWIYGLAYILYSIAGIRRGSGNIGHEAHLAGGIFGMATILAFYPNLLFENPLPIAAILVPSLVFLVYTVARPDSLLIGKFISKPKKYESQDDRYNSEKVEREQELNKLLDKINDKGIERLSEKEKEQLEELSETL encoded by the coding sequence ATGGGTTTAGTCACATTTGTCGTTTTGCTTGTCTGCGTTTATATTACCTATAGGGGAAGAAAGGACAAGGAATTTTTATCGCGTTATTCGCTGGACAATCACGCCGTTTTGGTTTCCAAAGAATACCGCAGGCTGTTAACTTCGGGCTTTGTCCATGCCGATTGGCGCCACCTCGGGGCCAATATGCTGACGCTTTATCTTTTCTCTTACCGGTTTGAGGAAACAATCGGTCTGGGCCTTTTCGCAGGCATATTTTTCGGCTCTTTGTTGGCCGGAAACTTATTCGCATTATTTATCAACCGCCACCGGAGCCACTACCAAGCCGTAGGCGCTTCGGGCGCCGTAAGCGGAGTGATGTTTGCCGCCATCGCATTTTTTCCCAGCCTCACTTTACGCTTCGTAGTACTGCCTATCTTTTTTCCCGGCTGGATTTACGGACTGGCTTATATCCTGTATTCCATAGCCGGAATCCGTCGCGGTTCGGGAAATATCGGGCACGAGGCGCATCTTGCCGGAGGAATCTTCGGGATGGCCACCATTTTGGCGTTCTATCCCAACCTTTTGTTCGAAAACCCTCTGCCGATAGCGGCAATTCTTGTTCCCAGCCTAGTTTTTCTGGTTTATACCGTCGCTCGGCCCGATAGCCTACTGATTGGGAAATTTATATCGAAGCCGAAAAAATACGAAAGCCAAGACGACCGCTATAATTCCGAAAAAGTGGAGCGCGAACAGGAACTGAACAAATTGCTGGACAAAATCAACGACAAAGGGATAGAGAGGCTGTCGGAAAAGGAAAAAGAGCAGTTGGAGGAATTGTCGGAAACGTTATAA
- a CDS encoding leucine-rich repeat domain-containing protein: MTEYRREGNDVFGRGDINKIRRAYIKDTNIEDALRELAGCEKLQRLTIMGCGSGDFFEQISAFKHLEELHIEKTYFDEIPDCVSELKELRSLSFLSCRVKRLPESIGRLPLIYFNARNNLLEDLPMGIASVPISSMDLSENKFEKFPEALAGMNGLVRLDISRNSIREIPDFISGITKISRLDATDNHIEDIPQCIADCRELSNLGLDRNRFTELPAVLLGMRRLQKIYFSENEIERIPDAFSKNRFSFIDLSKNKLSELPPSMGTIENIGNLNLSNNQFETIPEVLTGMKCLERLNINDNRLSSLEGLAEIRGLESFSGLINDGLKDYYGLMVGGTFELNDLRHLGIIGKKTEACRKLLTALGKARISEAGKRWFLDSAFESKNFEKWPATDKRRTLEGLAVPFKPLQSLMLGRLSEFSEADKAVDSLAEGSVVTVFGRTSMKKTELREKLKSFGIGYAAKYGPKVTHIIVGSMPKEVSDSDGEITAKLLGESRFTDFVNVHAPGFLIEQEKETADEEAESPMIANLRDLLSSKDDASLPLAMEMLKANGVPKSLVSELFLLQKTHAVSQVRTAIRKLLLANAPERYLPAVNDRLSFNPDKLKEYEIIAKFKKIEKVWGRDVCLEFSCRMFERFGKGLRYAITKSKAGEEWREKALSMVFSEGELNWNKALVYKDRRSHALEDQAGYGGSNSKTNLPVDLLDKEKVSSMILHNIKMKTLPASIGKFVDLETLDCSVNSLSELPKAITKLKNLKHLNLSNNWFEAFPAELKELDSLRTLDLRMSSARAYDEIPRPLKVPDDFKEALPDCEVLV; the protein is encoded by the coding sequence ATGACTGAATATAGAAGGGAAGGAAATGATGTGTTTGGGAGGGGGGACATCAACAAAATCAGACGAGCCTACATAAAGGACACGAATATAGAGGATGCGTTACGGGAGCTGGCCGGTTGTGAGAAACTGCAGCGACTGACCATTATGGGTTGCGGATCCGGTGATTTTTTCGAACAGATTTCGGCCTTCAAACATCTGGAGGAACTGCATATCGAAAAGACATATTTCGATGAGATTCCGGATTGTGTGTCGGAACTCAAGGAATTGAGGAGCCTGAGCTTCCTGAGTTGTCGTGTCAAGAGGCTCCCGGAGTCGATCGGCCGTTTGCCGCTCATTTATTTCAATGCGCGAAACAACCTTCTGGAAGATTTGCCCATGGGCATAGCGTCCGTACCCATCAGCTCGATGGACCTGTCGGAAAACAAATTCGAAAAATTTCCCGAAGCGCTGGCCGGAATGAACGGACTTGTGCGTCTGGACATAAGCAGAAACAGTATCAGGGAAATTCCGGACTTTATATCCGGCATCACGAAAATATCAAGACTTGACGCCACCGACAATCATATTGAGGACATCCCGCAATGCATAGCCGACTGCAGGGAGCTATCCAACCTGGGATTGGACCGAAACCGATTCACGGAATTGCCGGCCGTATTGTTAGGCATGAGAAGGCTTCAGAAAATATATTTTTCGGAAAATGAAATCGAGCGGATTCCCGATGCCTTTTCCAAAAACCGGTTCAGCTTTATCGACCTTTCCAAAAATAAGTTGTCGGAATTGCCTCCGTCAATGGGGACAATCGAAAATATCGGCAACCTGAACCTGTCCAATAACCAATTCGAAACCATTCCCGAAGTGTTGACGGGCATGAAGTGTCTGGAAAGGCTCAATATCAACGACAACAGGCTGAGCTCGTTGGAAGGTTTGGCAGAAATACGCGGACTGGAATCCTTTTCGGGCCTGATAAACGACGGGCTGAAGGATTATTACGGATTGATGGTCGGCGGGACTTTCGAACTGAACGACCTCCGGCACTTGGGCATAATAGGCAAAAAAACGGAGGCGTGCCGGAAATTACTGACCGCTTTGGGGAAAGCCCGGATCAGCGAGGCCGGGAAAAGATGGTTTCTGGACAGCGCTTTTGAGTCAAAAAACTTCGAGAAGTGGCCCGCCACCGACAAACGGCGTACCCTCGAAGGTTTGGCCGTTCCATTCAAGCCTCTGCAAAGCCTGATGTTGGGGCGTTTGTCCGAATTTTCGGAGGCGGACAAAGCCGTGGACTCTTTGGCGGAAGGATCGGTAGTGACCGTTTTTGGCCGGACCTCGATGAAGAAAACGGAACTGCGCGAAAAACTCAAGTCTTTCGGTATTGGTTACGCGGCGAAATACGGCCCAAAGGTCACGCATATTATAGTGGGAAGCATGCCCAAGGAAGTTTCGGACTCTGACGGAGAAATCACGGCCAAATTGTTGGGCGAATCGCGTTTCACCGATTTTGTCAACGTTCATGCCCCCGGATTTTTGATCGAACAGGAAAAGGAAACCGCGGACGAAGAGGCGGAAAGCCCCATGATCGCCAACCTTCGCGACTTGTTGTCCTCCAAAGACGATGCGAGCCTGCCTTTGGCTATGGAAATGCTGAAGGCCAACGGTGTGCCCAAAAGTCTCGTCTCCGAACTGTTTTTGTTGCAGAAAACCCACGCCGTCTCACAAGTGCGTACCGCGATACGCAAACTGTTGTTGGCCAACGCTCCCGAACGCTATTTGCCGGCGGTAAACGACAGACTGAGCTTCAATCCCGATAAATTGAAGGAATATGAGATAATAGCGAAGTTCAAAAAAATTGAAAAGGTGTGGGGCCGTGACGTTTGCCTTGAATTTTCCTGCCGGATGTTTGAGCGGTTCGGGAAGGGCTTGCGTTATGCCATCACAAAATCGAAAGCGGGAGAAGAATGGCGCGAAAAAGCCCTCTCGATGGTATTCAGCGAAGGGGAACTGAATTGGAACAAAGCCTTGGTGTATAAAGACCGCCGTTCGCACGCACTTGAGGATCAGGCCGGATACGGTGGGTCGAATTCCAAAACGAATTTGCCTGTCGATCTTCTTGACAAGGAAAAAGTATCGTCCATGATATTACACAATATCAAGATGAAAACTTTGCCGGCAAGTATCGGGAAGTTCGTTGATTTGGAGACTTTGGACTGCTCCGTAAACAGTCTTTCGGAACTTCCCAAAGCGATAACGAAACTGAAAAATCTCAAGCACCTAAACTTGTCGAACAATTGGTTTGAGGCGTTTCCGGCCGAACTAAAGGAGCTGGATTCCCTGCGTACCCTGGATCTGCGCATGAGTAGCGCCCGGGCATACGATGAAATCCCGCGGCCGCTCAAGGTTCCCGACGATTTTAAAGAGGCCTTGCCCGATTGCGAAGTTCTCGTTTAG
- a CDS encoding tetratricopeptide repeat protein, protein MEGLFYIIIGLVIFSPIVVVIHELGHAVFALALQKGGVKIFLGSFNDENEVFRFRLGRLIVFLSKKFLYIGSGSVSLENYKGFSINRHILFALGGPLANVLSAVAGGILWFYADSPYNYLLLAFVFVSARTAFNNLMPDLETKSFFSDTGMSLIPDGQQIKMYRAMKKMPNPFLDAWYDYENEEFESAAEKFRLVCEKIPKELFPINFLYASYSKLGEWEKASEFLERFDKEDGLGSDERLCLCYSLMAQERYSDSLAHYQKVLKDDPRNVMAWNNKGYALLCIHEYEMALKHLDRALRLSPKFPYAMNNRGQAKLMLGDLEGGRQDVEESMKLDPENGFAYRNLGIYYFLKEDYAQALEHFRKCEEKDPEADLLKDYIEKTEAKLAEV, encoded by the coding sequence TTGGAAGGGCTATTTTATATAATCATCGGGCTTGTAATTTTTTCCCCTATTGTAGTTGTTATCCACGAGTTGGGACACGCTGTTTTTGCGTTGGCGCTTCAAAAAGGCGGAGTGAAGATATTTTTGGGATCGTTTAATGATGAGAATGAGGTGTTTAGATTTCGCCTGGGACGCCTGATTGTCTTCCTAAGTAAAAAATTCCTCTATATAGGGAGCGGATCGGTAAGTCTGGAAAACTATAAAGGTTTTTCGATAAACCGTCATATTCTTTTCGCTTTAGGCGGTCCCTTGGCAAATGTACTGAGTGCGGTAGCTGGCGGAATTTTATGGTTTTACGCGGACTCTCCATATAATTATTTGCTTCTGGCCTTTGTTTTTGTATCGGCCAGGACTGCGTTTAACAACTTAATGCCTGATTTGGAAACCAAATCTTTTTTTAGCGATACCGGGATGTCACTTATTCCCGACGGACAACAGATTAAGATGTATAGGGCCATGAAAAAAATGCCCAATCCGTTTTTGGACGCTTGGTATGACTATGAAAATGAGGAATTTGAATCCGCTGCGGAAAAATTTCGTTTGGTATGCGAGAAAATTCCCAAAGAGTTATTTCCCATAAACTTTCTTTATGCGTCATACTCTAAGCTTGGGGAATGGGAAAAGGCCTCCGAATTTTTAGAGCGATTCGATAAAGAGGATGGACTGGGTTCTGACGAAAGGCTTTGTTTATGCTATTCGCTTATGGCTCAGGAAAGGTACTCGGACAGTTTGGCGCACTACCAAAAAGTACTGAAAGACGATCCGAGAAATGTAATGGCTTGGAATAATAAAGGGTACGCGTTATTGTGTATTCATGAATACGAAATGGCTTTGAAGCATTTGGACAGGGCATTAAGGCTTAGCCCAAAATTTCCATATGCGATGAATAACCGTGGACAAGCCAAATTAATGTTGGGCGACTTGGAAGGCGGTCGGCAGGATGTTGAAGAATCAATGAAACTGGATCCGGAGAACGGTTTCGCTTACAGAAATCTGGGTATCTACTATTTCTTGAAAGAAGATTACGCCCAAGCTTTGGAGCATTTCCGAAAATGCGAAGAAAAGGACCCCGAAGCAGACCTGTTGAAAGACTATATAGAGAAAACCGAAGCGAAATTGGCCGAAGTTTAG
- a CDS encoding COR domain-containing protein, whose protein sequence is MEQLEAIRKIEEVIGVKAVEVPIEEETLLTEGCFFYSLNDRKHINKIIISPPRFKNFVSPIDYIDDFSESLQSLTLYHCKIEKLDSIQSFIRLQTLKLPANSIKDLTPLQSLKKIKTLDLSYNSISDLTPLRYLHQIQDLNLFNNLIKDLTPIQYLEQIQKLDLGSNYIEDLTPIQNLKQVQKLHLISNSIQELEPLQNLKLIQKLFLSHNNINDLTPIQNLNNIKVLDLKNNSIEDLTVIQNLQQIQVLDLSDNSIKEFDFSLFNVGLPISFDGWGETICLRDNPIESPPIEIIKQGKEACLRWLEANKKKLDEVKIILIGDPKAGKTSLLRRLNHNEFDENEAQTDGINIEGIKFGDCNCFAGQKNLHGLTGYFWDFGGQEIMNATHQFFLTKRSVYVLVIDARKDKDTASHIREWVRRIKTTGGNSSVIVVANQIDVHTGFGFENQHELQKEFPQIKYFLRVSCKTEEGLEELKEKLAELVPQAELFNTEIDERWIEIKDEFRKETTGEGEKKGYLNESIALEICSDKGLDDDIEQKEAIRFLHDLGIVLHFEAARLEDYFVLNPYWVTYGVYQILTSKKAGELKGLVPFSELKYIINKESDKATTYKVSNYKKIEYGPNERMFLIEILKKFKLCFELKGEEKLIIPELLETAEPKEKTSPIREAVDKIQFVYEYEHLPSSIFPHIMVSAHDSGYLREQWRSGCILENDGVQALLIKYNGRITITVTGERNRKRDFMAVIIALVDAVNNELSDKPEQMIPLPGTDDYAKYKVLLRREKKGKREYIWHEDEDDEKVFEISELLTGMPREDNLKKILNEVREIKSDVKDVKCSLDRQFDYLLALPGNQDIREILNEEVGRLNEKQTEDLCSTLFELLNGEFSTQRQELSEQLETIESGLHAKVKQTLEELNKSKDFQLKLKFGIPLGNLLGLNMEGEVDLLSVVDKIYKRKKNVLI, encoded by the coding sequence ATGGAACAACTGGAGGCTATTCGGAAAATTGAGGAGGTTATTGGGGTTAAAGCTGTAGAGGTACCTATTGAAGAAGAAACTTTGTTAACAGAAGGGTGTTTTTTCTATTCTTTGAATGATAGAAAACATATTAATAAAATAATTATTAGTCCACCTCGTTTCAAAAACTTTGTTTCACCAATAGACTATATTGATGATTTTTCTGAGAGCCTTCAATCTTTGACTCTTTACCATTGTAAAATAGAAAAACTCGATTCTATCCAGAGCTTTATTAGGCTTCAGACACTCAAGTTACCTGCCAATTCCATCAAAGACCTAACCCCTTTACAATCTCTGAAAAAAATTAAGACATTAGATTTATCATATAATTCAATTTCGGATTTAACGCCCCTAAGATATCTGCATCAGATTCAAGATCTCAATTTATTCAACAACTTAATTAAAGACTTAACCCCTATACAATATCTAGAACAGATTCAAAAACTTGATTTAGGTAGCAATTATATAGAAGACTTAACGCCCATACAAAACCTAAAACAAGTTCAAAAACTCCACTTAATAAGTAACTCTATTCAAGAGTTGGAACCCTTACAAAACCTAAAGCTAATTCAGAAATTATTTTTATCTCACAATAATATCAATGACTTAACTCCTATACAAAACCTAAACAATATTAAAGTACTTGACCTAAAAAACAACTCTATCGAAGACCTAACAGTAATACAAAATTTACAACAAATTCAAGTCCTTGATTTATCTGACAATTCAATAAAAGAATTTGACTTTAGTCTTTTTAATGTAGGTCTACCCATTTCATTTGATGGATGGGGTGAAACTATTTGCCTTAGAGATAATCCTATAGAATCTCCCCCTATAGAAATAATAAAACAAGGCAAAGAAGCCTGTCTACGTTGGCTGGAAGCGAATAAGAAAAAACTTGACGAAGTAAAAATAATCCTAATCGGAGATCCCAAAGCCGGAAAAACATCTCTGCTAAGAAGGCTAAACCATAACGAGTTTGACGAAAACGAAGCGCAAACGGACGGTATTAATATAGAGGGAATCAAATTCGGTGACTGTAACTGTTTTGCCGGGCAGAAAAACCTGCACGGACTTACGGGATATTTTTGGGATTTTGGCGGGCAGGAAATTATGAACGCCACGCACCAATTTTTTCTGACCAAACGTTCCGTTTATGTTTTGGTGATTGACGCCCGCAAAGACAAAGATACCGCATCGCATATCCGGGAATGGGTACGGCGAATCAAAACAACGGGCGGAAATTCGTCGGTAATAGTGGTGGCCAACCAAATAGACGTGCATACGGGCTTCGGCTTTGAAAACCAGCACGAATTGCAAAAGGAATTTCCACAGATCAAATATTTTTTGAGAGTTTCCTGCAAGACGGAAGAAGGGCTGGAAGAGCTTAAAGAAAAACTGGCTGAGCTAGTACCGCAGGCGGAACTTTTCAATACGGAAATAGACGAGCGTTGGATAGAGATAAAGGATGAGTTCCGGAAAGAAACCACGGGGGAAGGTGAAAAAAAGGGCTATCTAAACGAAAGTATCGCATTAGAGATTTGCTCCGATAAAGGTTTAGACGATGACATAGAACAAAAAGAGGCTATCCGTTTTTTACATGACTTGGGTATAGTGCTTCATTTTGAGGCCGCACGCCTTGAAGATTACTTTGTACTGAACCCTTACTGGGTTACCTACGGTGTTTACCAAATCCTTACGTCAAAAAAGGCGGGGGAACTTAAAGGGCTTGTCCCGTTTAGTGAGTTAAAATATATCATTAACAAGGAGAGTGATAAAGCAACCACTTACAAAGTAAGCAACTACAAGAAAATAGAATATGGGCCAAATGAGCGTATGTTCTTAATTGAAATCTTAAAGAAATTTAAGCTTTGTTTTGAGTTAAAAGGTGAAGAAAAATTAATTATTCCCGAGCTTTTGGAAACCGCTGAGCCGAAAGAAAAAACGTCTCCAATACGGGAAGCCGTGGATAAAATCCAGTTCGTTTATGAGTACGAACATCTACCCAGTTCTATTTTTCCGCATATTATGGTGAGCGCCCATGATTCGGGATATTTGCGTGAGCAATGGCGATCGGGTTGTATTTTGGAAAACGATGGTGTACAGGCGCTTTTGATCAAATATAACGGACGCATAACCATTACCGTAACGGGCGAACGCAACCGCAAGCGGGATTTTATGGCGGTTATTATAGCGCTGGTAGATGCGGTAAATAATGAGCTAAGCGATAAGCCGGAACAAATGATTCCGTTGCCGGGCACGGATGATTATGCCAAGTATAAGGTGTTGCTAAGGCGGGAGAAAAAAGGAAAGCGGGAGTATATCTGGCACGAGGACGAGGATGATGAGAAGGTGTTTGAGATTTCGGAGCTTTTGACGGGAATGCCTCGGGAAGATAATCTTAAAAAAATTCTAAACGAAGTAAGAGAGATTAAGAGCGACGTAAAAGACGTAAAATGCTCTTTGGATCGGCAATTTGATTATTTGTTGGCTTTGCCGGGGAATCAGGATATTCGGGAGATTTTGAACGAGGAAGTCGGGCGTCTGAACGAAAAACAGACGGAAGATTTATGCTCTACGCTTTTTGAATTGCTGAACGGTGAATTTTCTACTCAGAGGCAAGAATTGTCGGAGCAATTAGAGACTATAGAATCGGGTCTGCACGCAAAAGTGAAGCAAACTTTGGAAGAACTGAATAAGTCAAAGGATTTTCAGCTGAAATTAAAGTTCGGCATTCCGCTGGGAAATCTTTTGGGGCTAAATATGGAAGGTGAAGTTGATCTTCTTAGCGTAGTGGATAAGATTTATAAACGAAAAAAGAATGTCCTTATTTGA
- a CDS encoding helix-turn-helix domain-containing protein yields MRATESKEKPHLYRHLSVLERRIIHNLKLDGYSLRKIATTLGRSPSTVSRELRRNKTFGEYFPGLADDLYTARKRLYAICFRRPARRGWRYVPGERHPRNEIAWLSDLGRYRRLGRKFLPKRWREKAPSIYPQWKLKPYNFSDLPYYEWMLTLEEKVAKHAKAVDKLAESVDKKQKFLPKTDTFKKLSPLLRLPSRRGDSGDEKIRRFSTSLWKTVA; encoded by the coding sequence ATGCGCGCCACGGAATCCAAAGAAAAACCGCACCTCTACCGGCATCTCAGCGTATTGGAACGCCGGATAATCCACAACCTGAAACTGGACGGGTATTCCCTGCGCAAGATAGCCACGACGCTGGGGCGGTCGCCGTCCACCGTCAGCCGGGAATTGCGGCGCAACAAAACCTTCGGCGAATACTTCCCCGGTTTGGCCGACGACCTTTATACGGCCCGCAAGCGCCTTTACGCCATTTGTTTTCGCCGGCCGGCACGGCGCGGTTGGCGTTACGTGCCCGGTGAGCGCCATCCGCGCAATGAGATCGCGTGGCTCTCGGATTTGGGACGTTACCGGCGACTAGGCCGAAAATTCTTGCCGAAAAGATGGCGGGAAAAAGCGCCGTCGATTTATCCACAATGGAAACTGAAGCCCTATAACTTCTCGGATCTCCCTTACTACGAATGGATGCTGACTTTGGAAGAAAAGGTAGCGAAACACGCTAAGGCTGTGGATAAACTGGCCGAAAGCGTGGATAAAAAACAAAAATTTTTACCGAAAACTGACACATTCAAAAAATTATCCCCACTTTTGCGCCTTCCTTCGAGAAGAGGCGATTCGGGAGACGAAAAAATACGCCGGTTTTCCACATCGCTGTGGAAAACTGTGGCCTGA
- a CDS encoding helix-turn-helix domain-containing protein, which yields MRARETKEKPHLYRHLDFFERLIIHNLNLDGYSLRKIAKTINRAPSTVSRELRRNKAGDKYLPEIAESLYTARKRLYAICFRRPARRGWRYVPGERFPRNQIAWLSDLSKYMRLGKKTLPKRYKEKAPALYAHWSQKPYNFSDLPYYEWILTLEDKSGKHRKTVDKTAVAEKTKQKTPPKTNIIKKIPENFPVQTGHALSHTPKRASFSTPLWKNVA from the coding sequence ATGCGCGCCAGAGAAACAAAAGAAAAACCCCACCTGTACCGGCACCTCGATTTTTTCGAACGCCTGATAATCCACAACCTAAACCTGGACGGATATTCCCTGCGCAAAATAGCCAAAACCATAAACCGTGCGCCCTCTACAGTAAGCCGAGAATTGCGCCGAAACAAGGCCGGTGACAAATACCTCCCCGAAATAGCCGAAAGCCTCTACACGGCCCGAAAACGCCTCTACGCGATATGTTTCCGCCGTCCCGCCCGCCGCGGATGGCGCTACGTTCCCGGCGAACGCTTTCCTCGCAACCAAATAGCCTGGCTCTCCGATCTAAGCAAATATATGCGCCTCGGCAAAAAAACACTCCCGAAACGCTACAAAGAAAAAGCCCCCGCACTTTACGCCCACTGGAGCCAAAAGCCCTACAACTTCTCCGACCTACCCTATTACGAATGGATACTCACACTGGAAGACAAAAGTGGAAAACACCGGAAAACTGTGGATAAAACCGCTGTAGCCGAAAAAACAAAACAGAAAACACCGCCCAAAACTAACATCATCAAAAAAATCCCCGAAAATTTCCCAGTACAGACAGGGCACGCCCTGTCTCACACCCCAAAAAGAGCCTCGTTTTCCACACCCCTGTGGAAAAACGTGGCCTAA
- a CDS encoding DinB family protein produces the protein MRTLTLFCLLLTATTFATAQKTPLNFSEKQTPIWELAKKRTMEVAEAMPENLYDYRPTEDVMSFREQMSHITGALLSMDTRFIRKQEYAGYGKDLNGLSKADLIKEMSKTFDQVIANLKKLDDTALTQTGKDFGGVTLTKWQSYLFMQDHITNHRAKAVLYLRLNKITPPRYGYN, from the coding sequence ATGAGAACCCTGACACTTTTCTGCCTGTTGCTGACCGCGACAACTTTTGCGACAGCGCAAAAAACTCCCCTGAATTTTTCCGAAAAACAAACCCCGATCTGGGAACTCGCCAAAAAAAGGACAATGGAAGTGGCCGAGGCCATGCCTGAAAATTTATACGATTATCGTCCTACCGAAGACGTTATGAGTTTCAGGGAACAAATGTCCCATATTACCGGCGCGTTGCTCTCTATGGACACCCGCTTTATTCGCAAACAAGAATACGCGGGTTACGGCAAAGACCTAAACGGGCTGAGCAAAGCCGACCTGATAAAAGAAATGTCTAAAACTTTCGACCAAGTTATAGCCAACCTAAAAAAACTGGACGATACGGCGCTCACCCAAACAGGCAAAGATTTTGGTGGCGTAACGCTTACCAAGTGGCAGTCTTACCTCTTTATGCAAGACCATATTACAAATCACAGGGCCAAAGCCGTACTTTACTTGCGCCTAAACAAAATCACTCCGCCCAGATACGGATATAACTGA
- a CDS encoding M12 family metallopeptidase, with amino-acid sequence MKKIKFLLALISLPAFFSCQNDDLLEKENIPSITENSFLALNGKIVKKVIHNDTLSLFEIADDSELAGNYLLGDDMLFDKEQLDDYIAQSKKQFRTNGVGTPSLIKRWPNNTIHYSIDSYLSSKVKHNIKMAIGRMQGGTNLKFKPYNPYESTDYILFQFISGDASFSPVGRIGGRQVINLSSNATQGVIIHEICHSLGLFHEHQRSDRDYYIKIHTANIDYNHPKANVAAAFKKLSFPEVPRAYIYSDGGLDFNSIMMYAPTAFSKNGKPTITKLDGSLYQLRPNGLSAKDKECLNRMYPNLSIDVLKAPAHPFYQGQWQVVYKKRNGYSYTTTWYSYTCPKNIWDPYEPEVVYWKWESNSETMSMQIFNQSYMETWLKVVLTRNDGVTETKTFKVGPGLSGATPPA; translated from the coding sequence ATGAAAAAGATTAAATTTTTACTGGCGTTGATTTCTTTGCCAGCATTTTTTTCTTGCCAAAATGATGATCTGTTAGAGAAGGAGAATATCCCTTCGATAACTGAAAACAGCTTTCTGGCTCTGAACGGTAAAATTGTAAAAAAGGTCATTCACAACGACACGCTAAGTCTTTTCGAAATTGCCGATGACAGCGAATTGGCCGGAAACTATTTATTGGGCGACGATATGTTGTTCGACAAAGAACAGCTTGACGACTATATCGCCCAAAGCAAAAAACAGTTTAGGACCAATGGTGTAGGAACTCCTAGCTTGATAAAAAGATGGCCCAACAACACTATTCACTACAGTATAGATTCATACCTATCAAGCAAGGTAAAACACAATATAAAAATGGCAATCGGCCGGATGCAAGGTGGAACAAATTTAAAATTCAAACCTTACAACCCCTATGAGTCTACCGACTACATTCTATTTCAGTTCATTTCAGGTGATGCGAGTTTCTCCCCTGTTGGCAGAATAGGCGGAAGACAAGTAATAAATCTTAGCTCTAACGCTACTCAAGGAGTTATAATTCATGAAATATGCCATTCGTTAGGTCTGTTTCATGAACACCAAAGAAGTGACAGAGACTATTATATTAAAATACACACGGCCAACATTGATTATAATCACCCTAAAGCTAATGTCGCCGCAGCATTTAAAAAATTAAGCTTCCCTGAAGTTCCTAGAGCTTATATTTACTCGGATGGGGGCCTTGATTTTAATTCAATCATGATGTATGCCCCTACCGCTTTTAGTAAAAACGGCAAACCGACAATCACGAAACTTGACGGATCGCTTTATCAACTAAGACCCAATGGACTATCCGCTAAGGATAAAGAATGTCTTAACCGAATGTACCCTAATTTGTCAATTGATGTGTTAAAAGCGCCAGCCCATCCTTTTTATCAAGGACAATGGCAAGTCGTTTACAAAAAACGAAACGGATATTCCTATACGACAACATGGTATTCCTACACATGCCCGAAGAATATTTGGGACCCGTATGAGCCTGAAGTAGTTTACTGGAAGTGGGAATCGAATTCAGAAACAATGTCAATGCAGATCTTCAACCAAAGTTATATGGAAACTTGGTTAAAGGTGGTCTTGACTAGAAATGACGGCGTAACAGAAACAAAAACATTTAAAGTCGGACCCGGATTAAGTGGAGCGACACCTCCAGCCTAA